The Mycolicibacterium boenickei genome has a segment encoding these proteins:
- a CDS encoding DUF190 domain-containing protein gives MTTTDYLKLTAYFAERLRHEQRFVADALLDLYGESDIAISVMLRGISSFGPHHHLRTDETLSASEDPPIAIAAVDAADKISGLAEQTVALIPRGLITVERAQLIRRESPAPTVTDTCKLTVYVGRHQRIRGVPAYRAVCDLLHRRGFAGATVFLGVDGTAHGRRRRAAFFSRNTEVPLMIIGLGTGAQVNAVLGELTELLENNPLFTVERAQLCKQDGQLLARPAELPDTDAQGLPLWQKLMVHTSETAHHDGVPVHRAIVRRLMQTGAAGGATVLRAVWGFSGHDKPHGDRLFQFGRQVPVTTIVVDTPRRIAGAFEIIDEITRESGVVSAEMVPSATVVDAGRRHGGTGLARFSY, from the coding sequence GTGACCACCACCGATTACCTCAAGCTGACCGCGTACTTCGCCGAGCGGCTCCGCCACGAGCAACGCTTCGTCGCCGATGCGCTGTTGGACCTGTACGGCGAAAGCGACATCGCGATCAGCGTGATGCTGCGCGGGATCTCCAGCTTCGGCCCACACCATCACCTGCGCACCGACGAGACGCTGAGCGCCTCGGAGGATCCCCCGATCGCCATCGCCGCCGTCGATGCCGCAGACAAGATCTCCGGACTGGCCGAACAGACCGTGGCGCTGATCCCCCGTGGCCTGATCACCGTGGAACGCGCCCAACTGATCCGCCGCGAGTCGCCCGCGCCGACCGTGACCGACACCTGCAAGCTGACCGTGTACGTCGGCCGTCATCAGCGGATCCGTGGCGTGCCGGCCTACCGCGCGGTGTGCGATCTGCTGCACCGGCGCGGTTTCGCGGGAGCGACCGTGTTCCTCGGGGTCGATGGCACCGCGCACGGCCGGCGTCGACGCGCCGCGTTCTTCAGCCGCAACACCGAAGTACCGCTCATGATCATCGGACTGGGCACCGGGGCGCAGGTGAACGCCGTGCTGGGTGAGCTCACCGAACTTCTGGAGAACAACCCGCTGTTCACCGTGGAGCGCGCGCAGCTGTGTAAGCAGGACGGTCAACTGCTGGCCCGTCCTGCCGAGCTTCCGGACACCGATGCCCAGGGCCTGCCGCTGTGGCAGAAGCTGATGGTGCACACCTCCGAGACCGCGCACCACGACGGTGTCCCCGTCCACCGGGCGATCGTCCGCAGGCTGATGCAGACGGGCGCGGCAGGAGGTGCCACCGTGCTGCGCGCGGTGTGGGGGTTCAGCGGCCACGACAAGCCGCACGGGGACCGGCTGTTTCAATTCGGACGGCAGGTGCCGGTGACGACCATCGTGGTGGACACCCCGCGCCGGATCGCGGGAGCCTTCGAGATCATCGATGAAATCACCCGCGAGAGCGGTGTGGTGAGCGCCGAGATGGTGCCTTCGGCAACAGTTGTCGACGCCGGACGCCGACACGGCGGGACCGGTCTGGCGCGCTTCAGTTATTGA
- a CDS encoding helix-turn-helix transcriptional regulator, producing MSDWPFVARDAELREATQALRGGSRGVVLAGRAGVGKSALARVLAEGLEADGCPVRFVLGTETGQAVPLGAFRHALTLTDAHDPTVMLAVAHEMMAADPDLVIVADDAQYLDPLSALLVQQLAVHGAPRLIVTIGNGAATSDAVTALWKEQLLLRLDLEPFTREQTGELAAAVLGGEVEAHAVAELHRFSSGSPLYLRGALNAALSDSAFVCDQGRWRLRGQLRASADLHALIESRFDTVTPDERDVLEVVSTAEVLDWDVLVGACDLDAIARLERRGAIQVLNDATCTVVQPGHPIIGEVARSRCSKTRSRQINTLLAALLGQHLASPNHVGPADVRGRIQLARFMTGGDGPADAEVVADAAASAVTMSNLALGEELARYALDHGAGVPAAMVLADAMSWQGRGEQAEELLARSVPQADDEPMLARWGCLRASNLFFGCARPDAARAVLALVRRQLHCPRTLGLVVAMEAVFAFFAGGLADAISMGTEILGVETMSTANVWAALAGSGALALSGRWDEVSAVAQVGELAAEDCESGPQRYWLAFAQVSAAAAEGELARAQRVCDRYAVLAAGSPQGEAVVAALSGRVALAHGCLPSACEAFQAAVWATPHGLPPGWLMVVASWLAQAEGMRGNGPGARAALLRAEAAAVGPLEVFRPDLELARAWAAAANGDTRSAVGHAARAAQCAKAHEMDAVELTALHTALRFGEPSGHRRIRQLAHRLGGRLTEAITAHSVGLAQHDPEQLVAATDRFEAIGALALAADAAAHAARQFAQTGCRGGELESAARALWLSGQTGARTPALCCAGGPLPLTEREWEIAHLVGVGMSNREIAGKLCLSVRTVDGHLYRMFAKLGVDDRDHLARLARFGPVT from the coding sequence TTGTCGGACTGGCCATTCGTCGCACGGGATGCCGAACTGCGTGAAGCCACGCAGGCACTGCGGGGCGGCTCCCGCGGTGTGGTGCTGGCCGGAAGAGCCGGGGTGGGCAAGTCGGCGCTGGCCCGGGTGCTGGCCGAGGGTCTGGAGGCCGACGGTTGCCCGGTCCGGTTCGTGCTGGGTACCGAGACCGGGCAGGCGGTGCCGCTGGGGGCATTTCGTCACGCACTGACCCTCACCGATGCACACGACCCGACGGTGATGCTCGCCGTCGCACACGAGATGATGGCAGCCGATCCTGACCTGGTCATCGTGGCCGATGACGCGCAGTACCTGGACCCGTTGTCGGCCCTGTTGGTCCAGCAGCTCGCGGTGCACGGCGCGCCGAGGCTGATCGTCACGATCGGGAACGGCGCGGCCACATCCGATGCGGTGACGGCGTTGTGGAAGGAACAGCTGCTGCTGCGGTTGGACCTCGAACCCTTCACACGCGAGCAGACGGGCGAGTTGGCGGCGGCCGTGTTGGGCGGCGAGGTCGAGGCGCATGCGGTCGCAGAACTGCACCGGTTCTCCTCGGGAAGTCCGCTCTACCTCCGGGGTGCGCTCAACGCGGCCCTGAGCGATTCGGCGTTTGTCTGCGATCAGGGCCGGTGGCGGTTGCGCGGGCAGCTACGGGCGAGTGCCGATCTGCACGCGCTCATCGAGTCACGATTCGACACGGTGACGCCGGACGAACGTGATGTGCTTGAGGTCGTGTCCACCGCGGAGGTACTCGACTGGGACGTGCTGGTGGGCGCCTGCGACCTCGACGCGATCGCCAGGCTCGAGCGCAGGGGAGCGATCCAGGTGCTGAATGACGCGACCTGCACCGTCGTGCAGCCAGGCCATCCCATCATCGGTGAAGTGGCCCGTAGTCGATGCTCGAAAACCCGTTCCCGGCAGATCAATACGCTCCTGGCCGCGCTGTTGGGGCAACACCTGGCGTCGCCGAACCACGTCGGGCCCGCTGACGTACGTGGGCGTATTCAGCTGGCGCGATTCATGACAGGGGGCGACGGTCCGGCGGATGCGGAGGTTGTCGCCGACGCCGCTGCCAGTGCCGTCACCATGTCCAACCTGGCCCTGGGAGAAGAGCTGGCCCGATACGCCCTGGATCACGGCGCCGGGGTGCCTGCGGCGATGGTGCTGGCCGACGCGATGAGCTGGCAGGGGCGTGGCGAGCAGGCCGAGGAACTGCTGGCCCGTTCGGTGCCGCAGGCCGACGACGAGCCGATGCTGGCGCGTTGGGGTTGCCTGCGGGCCTCCAACCTGTTCTTCGGGTGTGCCCGTCCTGACGCCGCGCGGGCCGTACTCGCCCTGGTTCGCCGGCAGCTGCACTGCCCGCGGACGTTGGGACTGGTGGTGGCGATGGAGGCGGTTTTCGCGTTCTTCGCCGGTGGGCTTGCCGATGCGATCTCGATGGGTACCGAGATACTCGGCGTTGAGACTATGTCGACGGCCAATGTGTGGGCAGCGCTGGCCGGCTCGGGCGCGCTGGCCCTGTCGGGGCGCTGGGACGAGGTCTCCGCCGTTGCACAGGTGGGCGAATTGGCCGCCGAGGATTGCGAGTCAGGGCCGCAGCGTTACTGGCTGGCCTTCGCGCAGGTGTCTGCGGCGGCGGCGGAAGGGGAGCTGGCGCGGGCCCAGCGGGTCTGCGACCGCTACGCCGTGCTGGCCGCCGGTTCTCCGCAGGGCGAGGCTGTCGTCGCGGCGCTGAGTGGGCGGGTGGCGCTGGCCCACGGATGCCTTCCCTCGGCATGTGAAGCGTTTCAGGCCGCGGTATGGGCGACGCCTCATGGATTGCCGCCGGGCTGGCTCATGGTGGTCGCGTCATGGCTGGCTCAGGCCGAGGGGATGCGGGGCAACGGGCCTGGTGCACGCGCTGCGCTGCTGCGCGCCGAGGCCGCCGCGGTCGGGCCACTGGAGGTGTTCAGGCCGGACCTGGAGCTGGCGAGAGCCTGGGCGGCGGCTGCCAATGGCGACACGAGATCAGCCGTCGGTCATGCCGCCCGGGCAGCGCAGTGCGCCAAGGCGCACGAGATGGACGCAGTCGAGCTCACAGCCCTGCACACCGCGCTGAGATTCGGGGAACCGTCAGGTCACCGCAGGATCCGGCAACTGGCGCACCGCCTCGGTGGCAGGCTGACCGAGGCCATCACCGCGCACAGCGTCGGCCTGGCTCAGCATGATCCCGAACAACTTGTCGCTGCCACGGACCGTTTCGAGGCGATCGGCGCGCTGGCATTGGCCGCGGATGCAGCGGCCCACGCGGCCCGGCAGTTCGCCCAGACCGGTTGCCGGGGAGGTGAATTGGAGTCCGCTGCGAGGGCTTTGTGGCTGTCGGGTCAGACCGGTGCGCGGACGCCTGCCCTGTGCTGTGCGGGCGGCCCGCTGCCGCTCACCGAGCGGGAATGGGAGATAGCCCACCTCGTCGGCGTCGGGATGAGCAACCGCGAGATCGCAGGCAAGCTGTGCCTGTCGGTGCGCACCGTAGACGGGCATCTCTATCGCATGTTCGCCAAGCTCGGTGTGGACGACCGCGACCATCTGGCCCGGCTGGCGCGATTCGGCCCGGTCACGTGA
- the mbtM gene encoding long-chain-fatty acid--ACP ligase MbtM produces the protein MATALAASLTTTDADLVVYDLETRDWTRHPWGQVYARAENVAEQIGQDGSTAVGVVGEPTVESIAAVLGAVLAGAAVSVLPGPIRGADADTWAQSTVNRFAGIGVGTVFSHGGYLELLRTVATPLKIHDDAVVAHAQRSTTLPLGTGRFAVLQGTAGSTGTPRTAQLTPAAVLANLRGLSERISLSHSDIGCSWLPLYHDMGLTFLLAGALGGIEVWQAPTIAFAASPFSWVRWLTESRASLTAAPNMAYGLIGKYSKRLTDLDLSAVRFALNGGEPVDCEATIRFGTELSRFGFNPGALSPSYGMAESSCAVTVPVPGLGVVLDEITVTTDAGSHQQQLAVLGDAIPGMEVRLRPSEDNAGIVGREVGEVEIRGTSMMSGYLGQTALNPGDWFATGDLGYFVDGGLVVCGRTKELITVAGRNIFPTEIERVAAQVKGVREGAVVAVGAGEKSVRSGLVIAAEFRGTDEAGARSQVIQQVASECGIVPADVVFLTPGSLPRTSSGKLRRLEVKRQLEAAKS, from the coding sequence CTGGCCACGGCGCTCGCCGCGTCGCTGACCACCACCGACGCCGACCTCGTGGTCTACGACCTCGAGACCCGCGACTGGACGCGCCATCCGTGGGGGCAGGTATACGCGCGCGCCGAGAACGTCGCCGAACAGATCGGCCAGGACGGTTCGACGGCAGTCGGTGTGGTCGGTGAGCCCACCGTTGAGAGCATCGCGGCGGTCCTCGGCGCAGTTCTGGCCGGTGCAGCCGTGTCCGTGCTGCCCGGCCCGATCCGGGGCGCAGATGCCGACACCTGGGCGCAATCCACCGTGAACCGATTCGCCGGAATCGGCGTGGGTACCGTGTTCAGCCACGGCGGCTACCTGGAGCTGCTACGGACGGTCGCGACCCCGCTGAAGATCCACGACGACGCCGTCGTCGCGCACGCTCAACGCTCCACCACACTGCCGCTGGGAACCGGCCGGTTCGCCGTATTGCAGGGCACCGCCGGCTCGACCGGCACGCCCCGCACCGCGCAGCTGACGCCGGCGGCGGTACTGGCCAACCTTCGTGGGCTCAGCGAGCGGATCAGCTTGTCGCACAGCGATATCGGATGCTCGTGGCTGCCGTTGTACCACGACATGGGACTGACCTTCCTGCTGGCCGGAGCGCTCGGCGGCATCGAGGTGTGGCAGGCCCCGACCATCGCATTCGCGGCCTCACCGTTCAGCTGGGTGCGCTGGCTGACCGAGAGCCGCGCCAGCCTGACCGCCGCACCGAACATGGCTTACGGCCTGATCGGCAAGTACTCCAAACGCCTGACCGATCTGGACCTGTCGGCGGTTCGGTTCGCGCTCAACGGAGGCGAGCCGGTGGATTGCGAGGCGACCATCCGGTTCGGAACCGAGCTGTCGCGCTTCGGATTCAATCCCGGCGCCCTGTCACCGTCGTACGGGATGGCCGAATCATCTTGTGCGGTCACCGTTCCCGTACCCGGGCTCGGGGTGGTGCTGGACGAGATCACCGTCACCACGGACGCCGGATCCCACCAGCAGCAACTCGCGGTCCTCGGTGACGCCATCCCCGGGATGGAAGTGCGCCTGCGGCCCAGCGAGGACAACGCGGGCATCGTCGGCCGCGAGGTGGGCGAGGTGGAAATCCGCGGCACGTCGATGATGTCGGGCTACCTCGGCCAGACGGCTCTGAACCCCGGCGACTGGTTCGCCACCGGCGATCTCGGCTATTTCGTCGACGGCGGCCTGGTGGTGTGCGGGCGCACCAAGGAACTGATCACGGTGGCCGGGCGCAACATCTTCCCCACCGAGATCGAGCGGGTTGCCGCTCAGGTCAAGGGTGTTCGCGAAGGCGCCGTCGTGGCCGTGGGCGCCGGCGAGAAATCGGTGCGCTCCGGCCTGGTGATCGCGGCGGAGTTCCGTGGAACTGACGAGGCCGGGGCCCGCAGCCAGGTGATCCAGCAGGTGGCATCCGAGTGCGGCATCGTGCCCGCCGACGTGGTGTTCCTGACGCCGGGGTCACTCCCCCGCACCTCCTCGGGCAAGCTGCGCCGCCTGGAGGTCAAACGACAATTGGAGGCAGCGAAGTCATGA
- the mbtN gene encoding mycobactin biosynthesis acyl-ACP dehydrogenase MbtN translates to MSTPTPAPATTSLEEYRDLLDRVFDEQVKAWTAEAEETESFPRSLIEHLGRNGVFSEKWGDGQQPDVAKLVELALALGRTGSSGIGVGVSLHDSAIALLRRFGKSDHLRTICEQAIRGEAVLCIAASEESGGSDLQIVETEVRTARDGFEIKGIKKFVSLSTIADHIMVVARNVDHDPTSRHGNVVVIAVPTSAVEIQTPYRKVGNGPLATAAVHIDTWVPTDHLVARAGTGLAAISWGLAHERMSIAGQVAAGSQRILGITLARMMKRRQFGHTLYEHQALRMRIADLQARVDLLRYALAGAATQGKLDLRAAAAFKVTAARLGEEVASECMHIFGGSGYLVDETPLGKWWRDMKLARVGGGTDEVLWELVAAAMKPDYDGYAEFAGA, encoded by the coding sequence ATGAGCACGCCCACGCCGGCGCCGGCCACCACGTCGCTCGAGGAGTACCGCGACCTGCTGGATCGGGTGTTCGACGAGCAGGTCAAGGCCTGGACCGCCGAAGCCGAAGAGACCGAGAGCTTTCCGCGCTCGCTCATCGAGCATCTCGGCCGCAACGGGGTGTTCAGCGAGAAGTGGGGCGACGGGCAGCAACCCGATGTGGCCAAGCTGGTCGAACTGGCCCTCGCGCTGGGACGGACCGGGTCTTCGGGCATCGGTGTGGGTGTCAGCCTGCACGATTCGGCGATCGCCCTGCTACGTCGCTTCGGCAAATCGGACCATCTCCGCACCATCTGCGAGCAGGCCATCCGCGGTGAAGCCGTGCTGTGCATCGCGGCCTCCGAGGAATCCGGGGGTTCGGACCTGCAGATCGTGGAGACCGAAGTCCGCACGGCCCGCGACGGATTCGAGATAAAGGGCATCAAGAAGTTCGTCTCCCTGTCGACGATCGCCGATCACATCATGGTGGTTGCCCGCAACGTCGACCACGATCCGACCAGCCGGCACGGCAACGTCGTCGTCATCGCGGTCCCGACGTCGGCGGTCGAGATCCAGACGCCCTACCGCAAGGTCGGCAACGGGCCGCTGGCCACGGCCGCCGTGCACATCGACACGTGGGTGCCCACCGATCATCTGGTGGCGCGGGCCGGCACCGGGCTGGCAGCGATCTCCTGGGGCCTGGCCCACGAGCGCATGTCGATCGCCGGACAGGTCGCCGCCGGATCGCAGCGGATCCTGGGAATCACATTGGCGCGCATGATGAAACGCCGGCAGTTCGGTCACACCCTCTACGAGCACCAGGCACTGCGGATGCGGATCGCCGATCTGCAGGCCCGCGTCGATCTGCTGCGTTACGCACTGGCCGGGGCGGCGACGCAGGGCAAGCTCGATCTCCGGGCTGCCGCGGCCTTCAAGGTGACCGCGGCGCGGTTGGGCGAAGAGGTGGCATCGGAGTGCATGCACATCTTCGGCGGCTCAGGCTATCTCGTCGACGAGACGCCGCTGGGCAAGTGGTGGCGCGACATGAAGCTGGCCCGCGTCGGCGGCGGCACCGATGAGGTGCTGTGGGAGCTGGTGGCCGCGGCGATGAAGCCCGATTACGACGGCTACGCCGAATTCGCCGGAGCCTGA
- a CDS encoding DUF488 domain-containing protein, translated as MAEKHRVRLARVYTEPEPDEGQRILVDRLWPRGMKKTDPRVGHWLPAVAPSTELRHWYDHKPERYDEFVARYTQELQSGEEAAAFDELRAMAGNGPVTLVTATREVELSHLTVLAKLLV; from the coding sequence ATGGCCGAGAAACACCGTGTCCGGCTGGCCCGGGTGTACACCGAACCCGAACCGGACGAGGGGCAGCGGATTCTGGTCGACCGACTCTGGCCCAGGGGCATGAAGAAGACCGATCCGCGGGTGGGGCACTGGCTACCGGCGGTGGCCCCGTCCACGGAATTGCGACACTGGTACGACCACAAGCCGGAACGCTACGACGAGTTCGTCGCTCGCTATACCCAGGAGTTGCAGTCCGGCGAGGAGGCCGCGGCCTTCGATGAGCTGCGGGCGATGGCCGGCAACGGCCCGGTGACCTTGGTGACCGCGACCCGTGAAGTCGAGCTCAGCCACCTGACCGTGCTGGCCAAGCTACTGGTCTGA
- a CDS encoding GNAT family N-acetyltransferase, with the protein MSDIDTDVTDLPGAAVLKRELTDITDQVRAVDAPPTPVLAEPYDIRVADADADAELVSEWMNRPHLVEAWEYDWEPERWRRYLQAQLDGQYSRPFIASFRGKPVGYIELYRAAKDSIAPRYAADPHDIGMHAAIADLRFVNRGIGPILLPRIVANVFELEPNCRRVMFDPDHRNAGARRVCEWAGCEFLGEHQMSNRRMALYALPRTPDDAFGAAG; encoded by the coding sequence ATGAGCGATATCGATACCGACGTGACTGACTTGCCCGGGGCCGCCGTACTCAAGCGCGAGCTGACTGACATCACCGACCAGGTGCGCGCCGTCGACGCTCCGCCCACCCCCGTGCTGGCCGAGCCGTACGACATCCGGGTCGCCGACGCCGACGCCGACGCCGAGCTGGTGTCGGAATGGATGAACCGTCCGCACCTGGTGGAAGCCTGGGAGTACGACTGGGAGCCGGAGCGCTGGCGCCGATACCTGCAGGCTCAGCTCGACGGTCAGTACTCGCGGCCGTTCATCGCGAGCTTCCGCGGCAAGCCTGTCGGCTACATCGAGCTGTATCGGGCGGCCAAGGATTCCATCGCGCCCCGCTATGCCGCCGATCCGCATGACATCGGCATGCACGCCGCGATTGCCGATCTCAGATTCGTCAACCGCGGAATCGGCCCGATCCTGTTGCCGCGCATCGTGGCCAACGTGTTCGAACTCGAACCGAACTGCCGGAGGGTCATGTTCGATCCGGATCATCGAAATGCCGGCGCCCGGCGGGTGTGCGAATGGGCCGGATGCGAGTTCCTGGGCGAGCACCAGATGTCCAACCGGCGGATGGCCCTCTATGCGCTGCCGCGCACACCCGACGACGCCTTCGGCGCCGCCGGGTAA
- a CDS encoding acyl carrier protein, with protein sequence MQSTTPEAVSAALTEILRDDMNVDVRRVTRESRLIDDVGLDSVAFAVGMVAIEDKLGVALSEEDLLSCDTVGDLEAAILAKVPAAQSSQ encoded by the coding sequence ATGCAGTCGACAACACCCGAAGCGGTCAGCGCCGCCCTCACCGAGATCCTTCGCGACGACATGAACGTCGATGTCCGCCGGGTGACCAGGGAATCCCGACTCATCGACGACGTCGGCCTGGACTCGGTGGCGTTCGCCGTCGGCATGGTGGCGATCGAGGACAAGCTCGGGGTTGCCCTGTCCGAAGAGGACCTGCTCAGCTGCGACACCGTCGGCGATCTCGAGGCGGCCATCCTGGCGAAAGTGCCTGCCGCACAGAGCAGCCAGTGA